One part of the Salmo salar chromosome ssa10, Ssal_v3.1, whole genome shotgun sequence genome encodes these proteins:
- the LOC106569332 gene encoding uncharacterized protein isoform X2: protein MKGDVHREYLSPDLNLLRMYRLYKEKNTTSSAKFWVYRDIFKQQSLNFGQPRSDTCGKCDAFFTKMSAATSEEEKRKIAVESELHHRKAEKAYTQLQSDTEWAKANADCHVISVDLQGVMYTPNLTHSNVYYQRQLSNFNLCIQELGKEDPAYMCVWHEGIAHRGSIEVASCILKWVKTKFTPLPKPEVRKLIIFSDRCCGQNNNWRMLNLMSMLISMGYFTQVEQKFMVSGHSFLPCDRSFATIEKRRKVSVLHTPDDVSKMILEAQPAKPFKVMRMQCEDFRHLPDSVLKRPAGLQITSVRWLKVTGIGKGIDRKHWLILRSDDSISQLRILGICTPDRATVYLRDGNRG from the exons ATGAAGGGGGATGTACACAGAGAATACCTCAGCCCTGATCTGAATTTGTTGCGAATGTACCGACTCTACAAAGAGAAGAATACCACATCATCTGCAAAATTCTGGGTTTATAGGGACATTTTCAAACAGCAGAGTCTCAATTTCGGCCAACCCAGGAGTGACACCTGTGGCAAATGTGACGCATTCTTCACTAAGATGTCAGCAGCAAcatctgaagaggagaagaggaagattgCAGTTGAAAGTGAGTTGCACCATCGAAAAGCCGAAAAGGCCTACACACAGCTTCAAAGTGACACTGAGTGGGCTAAAGCCAATGCTGACTGCCATGTCATTTCTGTGGATCTACAGGGGGTGATGTACACCCCTAATCTGACCCACTCCAATGTCTACTACCAGCGGCAGCTGTCAAATTTTAACCTTTGCATCCAGGAACTTGGAAAAGAAGATCCTGCATACATGTGTGTTTGGCATGAGGGGATTGCACACCGAGGTTCCATTGAGGTAGCAAGCTGCATATTGAAGTGGGTGAAGACAAAATTCACGCCACTCCCCAAACCAGAGGTGCGCAAGTTGATCATCTTCAGTGACAGATGCTGTGGGCAGAATAACAACTGGCGGATGCTCAATCTGATGTCGATGCTCATCTCTATGGGTTACTTTACCCAAGTTGAGCAGAAGTTCATGGTCTCTGGTCATTCTTTTCTTCCTTGTGATCGATCTTTTGCCACCATTGAGAAGAGGCGCAAGGTGTCAGTCCTTCATACACCTGATGATGTTTCAAAGATGATACTTGAAGCACAACCAGCAAAACCATTCAAGGTGATGAGGATGCAATGTGAAGACTTCAGGCACCTTCCAGATTCTGTCCTCAAGCGACCAGCTGGACTACAGATCACCTCAGTGAGGTGGTTAAAAGTCACAGGTATTGGGAAAGGAATCGATCGCAAACATTGGCTCATTCTAAGATCCGATGACAGTATATCACAG TTGAGGATCCTTGGAATCTGTACGCCAGACAGAGCCACAGTCTATTTGAGGGATGGAAATCGTGGCTGA
- the LOC106569332 gene encoding uncharacterized protein isoform X1 — protein sequence MKGDVHREYLSPDLNLLRMYRLYKEKNTTSSAKFWVYRDIFKQQSLNFGQPRSDTCGKCDAFFTKMSAATSEEEKRKIAVESELHHRKAEKAYTQLQSDTEWAKANADCHVISVDLQGVMYTPNLTHSNVYYQRQLSNFNLCIQELGKEDPAYMCVWHEGIAHRGSIEVASCILKWVKTKFTPLPKPEVRKLIIFSDRCCGQNNNWRMLNLMSMLISMGYFTQVEQKFMVSGHSFLPCDRSFATIEKRRKVSVLHTPDDVSKMILEAQPAKPFKVMRMQCEDFRHLPDSVLKRPAGLQITSVRWLKVTVEDPWNLYARQSHSLFEGWKSWLISKPKQGATPQPPYFASHYPRAYESPLPIKKTSTKI from the exons ATGAAGGGGGATGTACACAGAGAATACCTCAGCCCTGATCTGAATTTGTTGCGAATGTACCGACTCTACAAAGAGAAGAATACCACATCATCTGCAAAATTCTGGGTTTATAGGGACATTTTCAAACAGCAGAGTCTCAATTTCGGCCAACCCAGGAGTGACACCTGTGGCAAATGTGACGCATTCTTCACTAAGATGTCAGCAGCAAcatctgaagaggagaagaggaagattgCAGTTGAAAGTGAGTTGCACCATCGAAAAGCCGAAAAGGCCTACACACAGCTTCAAAGTGACACTGAGTGGGCTAAAGCCAATGCTGACTGCCATGTCATTTCTGTGGATCTACAGGGGGTGATGTACACCCCTAATCTGACCCACTCCAATGTCTACTACCAGCGGCAGCTGTCAAATTTTAACCTTTGCATCCAGGAACTTGGAAAAGAAGATCCTGCATACATGTGTGTTTGGCATGAGGGGATTGCACACCGAGGTTCCATTGAGGTAGCAAGCTGCATATTGAAGTGGGTGAAGACAAAATTCACGCCACTCCCCAAACCAGAGGTGCGCAAGTTGATCATCTTCAGTGACAGATGCTGTGGGCAGAATAACAACTGGCGGATGCTCAATCTGATGTCGATGCTCATCTCTATGGGTTACTTTACCCAAGTTGAGCAGAAGTTCATGGTCTCTGGTCATTCTTTTCTTCCTTGTGATCGATCTTTTGCCACCATTGAGAAGAGGCGCAAGGTGTCAGTCCTTCATACACCTGATGATGTTTCAAAGATGATACTTGAAGCACAACCAGCAAAACCATTCAAGGTGATGAGGATGCAATGTGAAGACTTCAGGCACCTTCCAGATTCTGTCCTCAAGCGACCAGCTGGACTACAGATCACCTCAGTGAGGTGGTTAAAAGTCACAG TTGAGGATCCTTGGAATCTGTACGCCAGACAGAGCCACAGTCTATTTGAGGGATGGAAATCGTGGCTGATCTCCAAACCAAAACAAGGAGCTACACCTCAACCTCCCTATTTTGCAAGCCACTACCCTAGAGCATATGAGAGTCCTCTGCCCATCAAAAAAACAAGTACCAAGATCTGA